A window of the Polaribacter sp. HaHaR_3_91 genome harbors these coding sequences:
- a CDS encoding RagB/SusD family nutrient uptake outer membrane protein produces the protein MLRKINLLILGLLVVFVTSCEEEFLETTPTDSIAEADAFASVDNMFLVLNGLHRVMYAQNPISGGTSSRSGQSFYMPALDAMGAQMIHSSPGNGWMTNELRWLTHTNANFTTVSNFWYMRYHIIASSNNLINLIESNGFPKADEDVRNILGQAYAYRAWAYHQLISTFAKGYLIGDPATDAGVPLLLITGTPYTSAPRSTVQVVYDQINSDIANSISFFDGASSPENKSHLSINAAQGLKARIDLTQGKWQDAADAAVAAREGFPLLDEATWLSGFNTVDLSEVIWGGTVIESETNFFQSFFYFISPTFNGSQNRSNPKLMNKEVYDAIPSTDFRINMALPWAPNTNSSASNGEGGSFETDPNYDTEEEFFAAKDSVIDKYGMTSAHNTHPYMAVKFLQKNPGSIDPDDVLYMRSSEMYLIEAEAKAMLSDVSGAQTALQAFGSARDTDYDSSVFTSVDALMDHIKWQRRVELYGEGFSFHDHIRWDEGIDLTNSGADDNLYRDGFIQEKPSLNDGWIWKIPQAEIDANPNLTEADQN, from the coding sequence ATGTTACGAAAAATTAATCTATTAATTTTAGGATTATTAGTAGTATTTGTTACTAGTTGTGAAGAAGAATTTCTAGAAACAACACCAACAGATTCTATTGCAGAGGCAGATGCTTTTGCAAGTGTAGACAATATGTTTTTGGTATTAAACGGACTGCATAGAGTAATGTATGCTCAAAATCCTATATCAGGAGGAACTTCAAGTAGAAGTGGACAGAGTTTTTATATGCCAGCTTTAGATGCCATGGGCGCTCAAATGATTCATTCATCACCAGGAAATGGTTGGATGACAAATGAATTAAGATGGTTAACACATACCAATGCAAATTTTACAACAGTAAGTAATTTTTGGTACATGCGTTACCATATTATAGCATCATCTAACAATTTAATTAATTTAATTGAATCAAATGGTTTTCCAAAAGCAGATGAAGATGTAAGAAATATTCTTGGTCAAGCTTATGCGTATAGAGCTTGGGCGTATCATCAGTTAATTTCAACATTTGCAAAAGGGTACTTAATTGGTGATCCTGCTACAGATGCTGGTGTTCCTTTATTGTTAATTACAGGTACTCCTTATACAAGTGCTCCTAGATCTACAGTTCAAGTTGTTTACGATCAAATAAATTCAGATATCGCAAATTCTATTAGTTTCTTTGATGGTGCTTCTAGTCCAGAAAATAAATCTCATTTATCTATAAATGCAGCTCAAGGTTTAAAAGCAAGAATAGATTTAACACAAGGTAAATGGCAAGATGCAGCAGATGCGGCAGTAGCTGCACGTGAAGGTTTTCCTTTGTTAGATGAAGCTACTTGGTTATCTGGTTTTAATACAGTAGATCTTTCTGAAGTAATTTGGGGAGGAACTGTTATTGAGTCAGAAACAAACTTTTTCCAATCTTTCTTCTACTTTATTAGTCCAACTTTTAATGGAAGTCAAAATAGATCAAACCCTAAGTTAATGAATAAAGAAGTTTATGATGCAATTCCATCTACAGACTTTAGAATTAACATGGCATTACCATGGGCTCCAAATACAAATTCTTCTGCATCTAATGGCGAAGGTGGTAGTTTTGAGACTGATCCTAATTATGATACTGAAGAAGAATTTTTTGCAGCAAAAGATTCAGTTATAGATAAATACGGTATGACTTCTGCGCACAACACACACCCATATATGGCGGTTAAGTTTTTACAGAAAAATCCAGGATCTATTGATCCAGATGATGTTCTTTATATGCGTTCATCAGAAATGTATTTAATAGAAGCAGAAGCTAAAGCAATGTTATCAGATGTTTCAGGTGCTCAAACAGCTCTTCAGGCTTTTGGATCAGCAAGAGATACTGATTATGATTCTTCTGTATTTACTTCTGTAGATGCTTTAATGGATCATATTAAATGGCAAAGAAGAGTAGAACTTTATGGAGAAGGATTTAGTTTTCATGATCACATCCGTTGGGATGAAGGAATTGATTTAACTAATTCTGGAGCTGATGATAATTTATATAGAGATGGTTTTATTCAAGAAAAGCCTTCTTTAAATGACGGTTGGATTTGGAAAATTCCACAAGCAGAAATTGATGCAAATCCAAACTTAACTGAAGCGGATCAAAATTAA
- a CDS encoding TonB-dependent receptor, giving the protein MDRRILKATLTLFLGLIVQITFAQKKTVTGTVSDTSGKLPGVSVALKGTGVGTETDFEGNYTISVTEGDILVFSYLGYKSNQKKIGKLNTINVLLEEDSSELDEVVIVGYGTQSKRKLTDNIVKLSSDDIADVPTPSVMNSLAGKAAGVQISQTNGKVEGGLNFRIRGQSSISAGSDPLYVLDGIPLINNNESSNGAPTNPLLTLSPNEIESIDILKDASSAAIYGARGANGVVLITTKSGKEGKAKFSVNISSGISEKANSRDWLNAEQYVELLLESGKNGLAVEGWPAEGYVEERLDRYSDNTWREGTYDTGWEDLALVKGYTRDADFSISGGDAKTTYFFSGAYNDTKGIVRGNELNRISSRLNVTHKLTDKFSAGMNLSFSRTNIDRIADDNAFVSPLQAIAQPPISPDFVDGEPFEGTPYANFLLQDKHAYYNTIIRRVTGKVFAAYQFTDNLKFNSDFAYDLYSQTEDSFTGSLAPFQSTNGEAFASNVNTENYIFSNYLSYNKTFGENHDLDVILGTELNKSKRRFNSVTGQQFPTDDFQTISSAAEITAGSGSFTEYAFVSYFTRATYAYKDRYLFKASFRRDGSSRFGSDSRFGVFPAFSAGWILSEENFLAESSAISFLKLRASYGQVGNAEIGNFASRGLFGGVSYNQKPGIAPIQAGNNELSWETSDQSDVAIEYGLFNGVLSGEVAYYVKDTKELLFEQPLPLSSGAPEQGGINNNIGRMKSDGVEFSITSKNIQTNDLKWTTSFNIGTNNNEIIELPEGQDVVNGQNILREGEAVNSLYLIEYAGVDIDNGDALYYLNTDDGNGNLDRGTTNDPNAASRVVAGNPFPEVIAGLTNTVLYKDFDFTMTFQGEWGASIYNGGGRFQSVNGDWFDNQTLDQLDRWQNPGDITNVPQARLGAGNGTSHSTRFLEKGDFVRLRNITLGYSIPKALIDKMGLSKLRLYFSGLNLLTITDYTGYDPESRSDAGGVGQTFYSAPAAKTLSVGLNVTF; this is encoded by the coding sequence ATGGATAGAAGAATTTTAAAAGCAACCCTAACACTATTTTTAGGGCTTATTGTGCAAATTACTTTTGCGCAAAAGAAAACTGTTACTGGTACTGTTTCAGATACATCAGGGAAATTACCAGGAGTTAGTGTAGCTCTAAAAGGTACTGGTGTAGGAACAGAAACTGATTTTGAAGGTAATTATACTATTTCTGTAACTGAAGGAGATATTTTGGTTTTTAGTTATTTAGGATATAAATCAAATCAAAAAAAAATAGGGAAGCTTAATACAATTAATGTATTACTAGAAGAAGATAGTAGTGAGTTAGATGAAGTGGTTATTGTTGGTTACGGTACTCAAAGTAAGAGAAAATTAACAGACAATATTGTAAAATTAAGTTCAGATGATATAGCAGATGTGCCTACACCTAGCGTTATGAATTCATTAGCAGGTAAGGCTGCTGGGGTTCAAATTAGTCAAACAAACGGTAAGGTAGAAGGTGGCTTAAATTTTAGAATTAGAGGACAGTCTAGTATTAGTGCAGGTTCAGATCCTTTATATGTATTAGACGGAATTCCATTAATAAACAACAATGAGTCTAGTAATGGAGCTCCTACAAATCCATTATTAACTTTAAGTCCAAATGAAATTGAATCTATAGATATTTTAAAAGATGCTTCATCGGCAGCAATTTATGGAGCAAGAGGTGCAAACGGAGTTGTGCTTATTACAACAAAGTCTGGTAAAGAAGGCAAAGCAAAGTTTTCTGTAAATATTTCTAGTGGAATAAGTGAAAAAGCAAATTCTAGAGATTGGTTAAATGCAGAACAATATGTTGAGTTACTTTTAGAATCTGGTAAAAATGGTTTAGCTGTTGAGGGTTGGCCAGCAGAAGGGTATGTGGAAGAAAGATTAGATAGGTATTCTGATAATACATGGAGAGAAGGAACGTATGATACAGGTTGGGAAGATCTTGCTTTGGTTAAAGGATATACTAGAGATGCAGATTTTTCTATTTCTGGAGGAGATGCAAAAACAACTTACTTCTTTTCTGGTGCTTATAATGATACTAAAGGTATTGTAAGAGGAAATGAATTAAATAGAATAAGTTCTCGTTTAAATGTTACTCATAAATTAACAGATAAATTTTCTGCAGGAATGAATTTAAGTTTCTCTAGAACAAATATTGATAGGATTGCAGATGATAATGCATTTGTATCACCATTACAAGCAATTGCACAACCACCAATTTCTCCAGATTTTGTAGATGGAGAACCTTTTGAAGGTACGCCGTATGCAAATTTTCTATTACAAGATAAACATGCATATTACAATACAATTATTAGAAGAGTAACAGGTAAAGTTTTTGCAGCATATCAATTTACAGATAATTTAAAATTTAATTCAGATTTTGCATACGATTTGTATTCTCAGACAGAAGATAGTTTTACAGGAAGTTTAGCTCCTTTTCAATCTACAAACGGAGAGGCTTTTGCTTCTAATGTAAATACAGAAAACTATATTTTTAGTAACTATTTAAGTTATAATAAAACTTTTGGCGAAAATCATGATTTAGATGTTATTCTTGGTACAGAATTAAATAAGAGTAAAAGAAGGTTTAATAGTGTTACTGGACAGCAATTTCCAACAGACGATTTTCAAACAATAAGTTCAGCTGCAGAAATTACTGCAGGTTCTGGTAGTTTTACAGAATATGCTTTTGTTTCTTACTTTACCAGAGCAACTTATGCTTATAAAGATAGATACTTATTTAAAGCAAGTTTTAGAAGAGATGGTTCTTCAAGATTTGGTAGCGACTCTAGGTTTGGTGTTTTTCCTGCTTTTTCTGCAGGTTGGATTCTTTCTGAAGAAAACTTTCTAGCAGAGAGTTCTGCAATCTCTTTCTTAAAATTAAGAGCTAGTTACGGTCAAGTAGGAAATGCAGAAATAGGAAATTTTGCTTCTAGAGGTTTATTTGGTGGAGTTTCATATAATCAAAAACCAGGTATTGCACCAATTCAAGCAGGTAATAATGAGTTAAGTTGGGAAACATCAGACCAAAGTGATGTAGCAATAGAATATGGTCTTTTTAACGGAGTACTTTCTGGGGAAGTAGCTTATTATGTAAAAGATACAAAAGAATTATTATTTGAACAACCTTTGCCTTTATCTTCTGGAGCGCCAGAGCAAGGAGGTATTAATAATAATATTGGTAGAATGAAAAGTGATGGTGTTGAATTCTCTATTACTTCTAAAAACATTCAAACAAACGATTTAAAATGGACTACAAGTTTTAATATTGGAACAAACAATAATGAAATAATTGAATTACCAGAGGGACAAGATGTTGTTAATGGTCAGAATATTTTAAGAGAAGGAGAGGCTGTAAATTCCTTATACTTAATAGAATATGCTGGTGTAGATATTGATAATGGAGATGCATTGTATTATTTAAATACAGATGATGGAAATGGAAACTTAGATAGAGGTACTACAAACGATCCAAATGCTGCAAGTAGAGTTGTAGCAGGAAACCCTTTTCCAGAAGTTATAGCAGGTCTTACAAATACTGTTCTTTATAAAGATTTTGATTTTACAATGACTTTTCAAGGAGAATGGGGAGCAAGTATATATAATGGAGGTGGACGTTTTCAGTCTGTAAATGGAGACTGGTTTGATAATCAAACGCTAGATCAATTAGATAGATGGCAAAACCCAGGAGATATAACAAATGTACCACAAGCAAGATTAGGTGCTGGTAATGGTACAAGTCATTCTACAAGATTTTTAGAAAAAGGAGATTTTGTTAGACTTAGAAACATAACATTAGGATATTCAATTCCAAAGGCATTAATTGATAAAATGGGATTATCTAAGTTAAGATTATATTTTAGTGGTCTTAATTTGTTAACAATAACAGATTACACAGGTTATGACCCAGAATCTAGAAGTGATGCAGGTGGTGTAGGTCAAACGTTCTATTCTGCTCCTGCAGCAAAAACACTTTCAGTAGGTCTTAACGTAACTTTTTAA
- a CDS encoding TonB-dependent receptor yields the protein MKKFFKVSLILFLGLIVQVTFAQKKTISGTVSDESGSLPGVSVLVKGTSTGVETDFDGNYKIASKSGDVLVFSYLGYKSTQKKVGASSVINVVLQEDSSVLEEVIVVAYGTTTKEAFTGSANVVGAKDLALRSVTSPIGAIEGKATGVQFVAASGQPGSSPSIVIRGVGTLNGSSTPLYIIDGIQFDGSLSSINQDDIASMTVLKDAASTSLYGSRAANGVVIITTKKGRNNKTTVSASTQYSVITRSVPNYDMVGAGSYYELMWEGYKNTIGGANPEIEASAKIFNQLGYNPFNVANDQIVGTDGKLNPNAELTYESLDWFDFLERTGSRKNHSVNVASGGENHSIFYSASYLKEEGYVIESDYERVTNRLNADFKLTDNISAGGSVYITATDSHGPTSGGGSSTANPFSWANSLGPIYPVYQVDSNGKIVNDASGNPLYDLGEGYPDSNIQTRPYNPGRHGIAELILNEDQDKLNLYGFRNYLEVKLAEGLKAKVTYGRDIQDNITKGYENETVGDGAPTGRYSEDRYRRVIENFNQILTYNTSLKDVHNIDVTLGHESFDRNFSTLGGIANTQTATGIYEFDNFAAGDNVNGNSTDHRIEGYFARLNYDFDSKYYLSASVRRDGTSRFSKDARWGTFYSLGGSWRIDQEKFMDNVSFIDQLKLRASYGEIGNERVGSYYASQALYEIIPNAGAPGIIWSNTGNVELEWENQVSWDVALEFSMFNNVLDGSVEFYKKSSQDLLYELGIPLSEGLDVFPTNLGDLYNQGIEVSLTGHLLRTKDFNWDLSVQASTFKNEITKIDSPADNGSKRWEEGRSIYDYYIYHYAGVDVDNGDALYYMFEDTDTGGRTAVLNADGTQATTNDYQEAGEAFTDSSSIPDLLGSISNSFRYKQFSLDFLFTFGIGGDVLDSGYSSLMHPGTFGRALHVDAENAWRAPGDITDVPRLENGNPNQTIGGSTRFLTDASYLSLKNVNLGYSFDKDVAEKLGLSNLRISLSGENIFISTERTGLNPQYSLSGTSGGYDYSPSRTVTLGLNLTF from the coding sequence ATGAAAAAATTTTTTAAGGTATCCCTAATACTTTTTTTGGGGTTGATTGTGCAAGTTACTTTTGCTCAAAAGAAAACTATTTCTGGGACTGTCTCAGATGAGTCAGGGAGTTTACCTGGTGTAAGTGTTTTAGTAAAAGGTACTAGTACAGGAGTAGAAACAGATTTTGATGGAAACTACAAAATTGCTAGTAAAAGTGGCGACGTATTAGTTTTTAGTTACTTGGGGTACAAATCTACACAAAAGAAAGTAGGTGCTTCTTCTGTTATTAATGTAGTTTTACAAGAAGATAGTAGTGTTTTAGAAGAGGTTATTGTTGTTGCTTATGGTACAACAACTAAAGAAGCTTTTACGGGTTCTGCAAATGTTGTTGGAGCAAAAGATTTAGCACTTAGATCTGTAACGTCTCCAATTGGAGCTATTGAAGGTAAGGCAACTGGTGTGCAGTTTGTTGCAGCATCAGGTCAACCAGGTTCTTCTCCGTCAATTGTAATTCGTGGTGTTGGTACTCTTAACGGTAGTTCAACTCCTTTATACATTATAGACGGAATTCAGTTTGATGGTTCTTTAAGTTCGATCAATCAAGATGATATTGCTTCTATGACAGTTTTAAAAGATGCGGCTTCAACGTCATTATATGGTTCTAGAGCAGCAAACGGTGTAGTTATTATTACAACTAAAAAAGGAAGAAATAATAAAACAACTGTTAGTGCATCTACACAATACAGTGTTATTACAAGATCTGTACCTAATTATGATATGGTGGGAGCAGGTTCTTATTATGAGTTAATGTGGGAAGGTTACAAGAACACAATAGGTGGTGCAAATCCAGAAATTGAAGCTTCTGCAAAAATATTTAATCAATTAGGTTATAACCCATTTAATGTAGCAAATGATCAAATTGTTGGTACTGACGGTAAATTAAATCCTAATGCAGAACTTACATATGAGTCTTTAGATTGGTTCGATTTTTTAGAAAGAACTGGTAGTAGAAAAAATCACTCTGTAAATGTTGCTTCTGGTGGCGAAAATCATTCTATATTTTATTCTGCATCTTATTTAAAAGAAGAAGGATATGTTATTGAAAGTGATTATGAAAGAGTAACTAATAGATTAAATGCAGATTTTAAATTAACCGATAATATTTCTGCTGGTGGTAGTGTGTATATTACAGCTACAGATTCTCATGGACCAACTAGTGGAGGAGGGTCTTCTACAGCAAATCCTTTTAGTTGGGCTAATAGTTTAGGTCCTATTTACCCTGTTTATCAGGTAGATAGTAATGGTAAAATTGTAAATGATGCTTCAGGTAACCCTTTATACGATTTAGGAGAAGGATATCCAGATAGTAATATTCAAACAAGACCTTACAATCCTGGAAGACATGGTATTGCTGAGTTAATTTTAAATGAAGATCAAGATAAGTTAAACTTATATGGATTTAGAAATTATCTTGAAGTTAAGCTTGCAGAAGGATTAAAAGCTAAAGTAACTTATGGTAGAGATATTCAAGATAATATTACTAAAGGTTATGAGAACGAAACAGTAGGTGATGGAGCACCAACAGGTAGATATAGTGAAGATAGATACAGAAGAGTTATAGAGAATTTTAATCAAATTTTAACTTATAATACTTCTTTAAAAGATGTTCATAATATAGATGTTACTTTGGGGCATGAAAGTTTTGATAGAAACTTTTCTACATTAGGTGGTATTGCTAATACTCAAACTGCTACAGGTATTTATGAATTTGATAATTTTGCTGCGGGAGATAATGTAAATGGAAATAGTACAGATCATAGAATAGAAGGTTATTTTGCTAGATTAAACTATGATTTTGATAGCAAATATTACTTAAGTGCTTCTGTAAGAAGAGATGGTACTTCTAGATTTTCTAAAGATGCACGTTGGGGAACTTTTTATTCATTAGGTGGTTCTTGGAGAATTGATCAAGAAAAATTTATGGATAATGTTTCATTTATAGATCAATTAAAATTAAGAGCATCTTACGGTGAAATTGGTAATGAAAGAGTTGGTTCTTATTACGCTTCTCAAGCATTGTATGAAATTATTCCTAACGCAGGTGCACCTGGTATTATTTGGAGTAATACAGGAAATGTAGAATTAGAGTGGGAAAACCAAGTTAGTTGGGATGTTGCTTTAGAATTTAGTATGTTTAATAATGTATTAGATGGTTCTGTAGAATTTTATAAAAAATCTTCTCAAGATTTATTATATGAATTAGGTATTCCTCTTTCAGAAGGATTAGATGTATTCCCTACAAACTTAGGAGATCTTTACAACCAAGGTATAGAAGTAAGTTTAACAGGTCACTTATTAAGAACAAAAGATTTTAATTGGGATTTAAGTGTGCAAGCGAGTACTTTTAAAAATGAAATTACAAAAATTGATAGTCCTGCAGATAACGGATCTAAACGTTGGGAAGAAGGAAGATCTATATATGATTACTACATTTACCATTATGCAGGAGTAGATGTAGATAATGGAGATGCTTTATACTATATGTTTGAAGATACAGATACAGGTGGAAGAACAGCTGTTTTAAATGCAGATGGAACACAGGCAACTACTAACGATTATCAAGAAGCTGGAGAAGCATTTACAGATAGTAGTAGTATTCCAGATTTATTAGGATCTATTTCTAACTCGTTTAGATATAAACAATTTTCTTTAGATTTCTTATTTACTTTTGGTATCGGAGGAGATGTTTTAGATAGTGGATATTCTTCATTAATGCACCCAGGTACTTTTGGTAGAGCTTTACATGTAGATGCAGAAAATGCTTGGAGAGCTCCAGGAGATATTACAGACGTACCTCGTTTAGAAAACGGAAACCCTAACCAAACAATTGGTGGTTCTACTCGTTTCTTAACAGATGCATCTTACCTTTCTTTAAAAAACGTAAACTTAGGATATAGTTTTGATAAGGATGTTGCAGAGAAATTAGGTTTAAGTAATTTACGTATTTCTCTTTCTGGTGAAAATATTTTTATTAGTACAGAAAGAACAGGTTTAAATCCTCAATATAGTTTATCTGGTACATCAGGCGGATATGATTATAGTCCTTCTAGAACAGTAACTTTAGGGTTAAATTTAACTTTCTAG
- a CDS encoding DUF5522 domain-containing protein, with protein sequence MYNKRVALEEGDFYVNEQGYKVFTEKFHLKRGHCCKSGCKHCPYGYDKKTDSFK encoded by the coding sequence GTGTATAATAAAAGAGTAGCATTAGAGGAAGGTGATTTTTATGTAAACGAACAAGGTTATAAAGTGTTTACAGAAAAATTTCATCTTAAAAGAGGTCATTGCTGTAAAAGCGGTTGTAAACATTGTCCTTATGGATACGATAAGAAAACAGATAGTTTTAAATAA
- a CDS encoding DUF4197 domain-containing protein, protein MIKRILILVVALQFVGCAELQNVVNQVSQNTGLSEEQIGNGLRAALDNGIKNQVSKLTATDGFYKNDLVKIMLPAELQAVDNGLRKIGLGNLADEGIKALNRAAEDAVKTATPIFVDAVKDMTFADAKNILLGDQNAATSYLQVKTTDNLTASFSPVIENSFSKVGADKIWSNLIGKYNSIPFVNKVDPDLTKYVTNQALKGVFTMIEVEEVGIREKASLRTSALLKQVFALQD, encoded by the coding sequence ATGATAAAAAGAATTTTAATTTTAGTCGTTGCCCTTCAGTTTGTAGGGTGTGCAGAGTTACAAAATGTAGTGAATCAAGTAAGTCAAAATACAGGTTTAAGTGAAGAACAAATAGGTAACGGACTGCGTGCAGCTTTAGACAACGGAATAAAAAATCAAGTTTCTAAATTAACTGCAACAGACGGGTTTTATAAAAATGATTTGGTAAAAATTATGTTGCCTGCAGAATTACAAGCTGTAGATAATGGTTTGCGTAAAATTGGTTTAGGTAACTTGGCAGATGAAGGTATTAAAGCCTTAAACAGAGCAGCTGAAGATGCTGTAAAAACTGCGACTCCAATTTTTGTAGATGCTGTAAAGGATATGACGTTTGCAGATGCAAAGAATATTCTTTTAGGTGACCAAAATGCTGCAACTTCTTACTTACAAGTAAAAACTACTGATAATTTAACGGCTAGTTTTAGTCCAGTAATTGAAAATTCTTTTTCTAAAGTAGGAGCAGATAAAATTTGGAGTAATTTAATTGGTAAATATAATTCTATTCCTTTTGTGAATAAGGTAGATCCAGATTTAACTAAATATGTAACAAACCAAGCCTTAAAAGGAGTATTTACAATGATTGAAGTTGAAGAAGTAGGAATTAGAGAAAAAGCAAGTTTACGTACTTCTGCTTTATTAAAGCAAGTGTTTGCTTTGCAAGACTAG